One genomic region from Myxocyprinus asiaticus isolate MX2 ecotype Aquarium Trade chromosome 27, UBuf_Myxa_2, whole genome shotgun sequence encodes:
- the LOC127417760 gene encoding nocturnin-like isoform X3: MPYTNSLTGHWITTGLVLDSVIFLHLTNRHSLQKEILRAVCQMGSSSSSRLFSTLTQTLSSAPLADPHVDPEDYEYEPVDPDALLRECEEVLRNRPPRLHRDFIRTRDSSLQNSPIRIMQWNILAQALGEGKDGFVRCPMEALNWSQRKYLILEEILTYRPDVLCLQEVDHYFDTFQPVLASLGYQSSFCPKPCSPCLDVHNNNGPDGCALFFSRHRFQLLHTTHLRLSAMMLKTNQVAIVVTLRCMLTGQVFCMAVTHLKARSGWEAFRSAQGAHLLQQLRDITTQYYPEMGQEEDNRTRVGESEEGIPLVVCGDFNAEPSEEVYRRFMTSPLRLDSAYKCLSEDGTTEPPYTSWKIRPSGESCSTLDYIWYSERAFHVDTVLRIPSEEQIGPDRLPSYHYPSDHLSLVCDLSFNQQPHRLM; the protein is encoded by the exons ATGCCGTACACTAACTCTCTGACCGGACACTGGATCACCACTGGATTAGTTCTGGATAGTGTCATATTTCTGCATCTGACAAACAGACATTCACtgcaaaaggagatattaagag CAGTGTGTCAGATGGGCAGTAGCAGCAGTAGTAGACTCTTCAGTACTCTGACGCAGACTCTGAGCAGTGCTCCACTGGCAGACCCACATGTTGATCCTGAGGACTATGAGTATGAGCCGGTCGACCCGGACGCACTCTTGCGTGAATGCGAGGAGGTTTTGAGAAATCGCCCACCTCGACTGCACCGAGACTTTATCAGGACCAGAGACAGCTCACTACAGAACTCACCCATCCGCATTATGCAATGGAACATCTTAGCACAAG CTTTGGGAGAGGGTAAGGACGGTTTTGTGCGTTGTCCAATGGAGGCGTTAAACTGGTCACAAAGGAAGTATCTTATATTGGAAGAAATCCTTACTTACAGGCCAGATGTGCTGTGCCTGCAGGAGGTAGACCACTACTTTGACACCTTCCAGCCTGTGTTGGCCAGCTTGGGCTACCAGAGCAGCTTCTGCCCCAAGCCTTGCTCCCCCTGCCTGGACGTTCACAACAACAATGGCCCCGACGGCTGCGCTCTGTTCTTCAGCCGCCATCGCTTCCAGCTGCTCCATACTACCCACCTCAGACTCTCTGCCATGATGCTCAAGACCAACCAGGTGGCCATTGTGGTGACTCTTCGCTGCATGCTCACAGGTCAAGTCTTTTGTATGGCAGTGACGCACCTGAAGGCCCGGAGTGGCTGGGAGGCATTTCGAAGTGCACAGGGCGCTCATCTCCTCCAACAACTACGCGACATTACCACTCAGTATTACCCAGAGATGGGACAGGAGGAGGATAATCGGACTAGGGTTGGGGAAAGTGAAGAAGGTATTCCATTGGTGGTATGTGGGGACTTTAATGCAGAGCCAAGCGAGGAAGTCTATAGGCGCTTTATGACTTCTCCACTGCGGCTGGACAGTGCTTACAAGTGTCTCAGTGAGGACGGGACCACAGAGCCGCCTTACACCAGCTGGAAGATTCGGCCCAGTGGAGAGAGCTGCTCCACGTTGGACTATATTTGGTACTCAGAAAGAGCGTTCCATGTGGACACTGTGCTGAGGATACCCAGTGAAGAGCAGATTGGGCCGGACCGGCTTCCTTCTTACCATTACCCCTCTGACCATCTTTCCCTGGTGTGTGACCTCAGCTTCAATCAGCAGCCTCATAGGCTCATGTAG
- the LOC127417760 gene encoding nocturnin-like isoform X4, with translation MGSSSSSRLFSTLTQTLSSAPLADPHVDPEDYEYEPVDPDALLRECEEVLRNRPPRLHRDFIRTRDSSLQNSPIRIMQWNILAQALGEGKDGFVRCPMEALNWSQRKYLILEEILTYRPDVLCLQEVDHYFDTFQPVLASLGYQSSFCPKPCSPCLDVHNNNGPDGCALFFSRHRFQLLHTTHLRLSAMMLKTNQVAIVVTLRCMLTGQVFCMAVTHLKARSGWEAFRSAQGAHLLQQLRDITTQYYPEMGQEEDNRTRVGESEEGIPLVVCGDFNAEPSEEVYRRFMTSPLRLDSAYKCLSEDGTTEPPYTSWKIRPSGESCSTLDYIWYSERAFHVDTVLRIPSEEQIGPDRLPSYHYPSDHLSLVCDLSFNQQPHRLM, from the exons ATGGGCAGTAGCAGCAGTAGTAGACTCTTCAGTACTCTGACGCAGACTCTGAGCAGTGCTCCACTGGCAGACCCACATGTTGATCCTGAGGACTATGAGTATGAGCCGGTCGACCCGGACGCACTCTTGCGTGAATGCGAGGAGGTTTTGAGAAATCGCCCACCTCGACTGCACCGAGACTTTATCAGGACCAGAGACAGCTCACTACAGAACTCACCCATCCGCATTATGCAATGGAACATCTTAGCACAAG CTTTGGGAGAGGGTAAGGACGGTTTTGTGCGTTGTCCAATGGAGGCGTTAAACTGGTCACAAAGGAAGTATCTTATATTGGAAGAAATCCTTACTTACAGGCCAGATGTGCTGTGCCTGCAGGAGGTAGACCACTACTTTGACACCTTCCAGCCTGTGTTGGCCAGCTTGGGCTACCAGAGCAGCTTCTGCCCCAAGCCTTGCTCCCCCTGCCTGGACGTTCACAACAACAATGGCCCCGACGGCTGCGCTCTGTTCTTCAGCCGCCATCGCTTCCAGCTGCTCCATACTACCCACCTCAGACTCTCTGCCATGATGCTCAAGACCAACCAGGTGGCCATTGTGGTGACTCTTCGCTGCATGCTCACAGGTCAAGTCTTTTGTATGGCAGTGACGCACCTGAAGGCCCGGAGTGGCTGGGAGGCATTTCGAAGTGCACAGGGCGCTCATCTCCTCCAACAACTACGCGACATTACCACTCAGTATTACCCAGAGATGGGACAGGAGGAGGATAATCGGACTAGGGTTGGGGAAAGTGAAGAAGGTATTCCATTGGTGGTATGTGGGGACTTTAATGCAGAGCCAAGCGAGGAAGTCTATAGGCGCTTTATGACTTCTCCACTGCGGCTGGACAGTGCTTACAAGTGTCTCAGTGAGGACGGGACCACAGAGCCGCCTTACACCAGCTGGAAGATTCGGCCCAGTGGAGAGAGCTGCTCCACGTTGGACTATATTTGGTACTCAGAAAGAGCGTTCCATGTGGACACTGTGCTGAGGATACCCAGTGAAGAGCAGATTGGGCCGGACCGGCTTCCTTCTTACCATTACCCCTCTGACCATCTTTCCCTGGTGTGTGACCTCAGCTTCAATCAGCAGCCTCATAGGCTCATGTAG